Genomic segment of Paraburkholderia agricolaris:
TGGTCTGCTGGTTTCGGCCCTGTGGCAGGGGCCGTCCAATCATCGTCTCGACGGCAGCGTCGAAATCGATTGGAGGATGCAGGTCGGCGACGAGATGTCCGTCGCGTACGATTGCCACCCGGTTCGCCATACGCCTCAAATCGCCCAGCCGGTGCGACACCAGCAGAATCGCGACGCCTTCTTCCCGCAATGGCTCAAGCCGCATGAACAACCGCTCGGCTTCGGCGGCGGACAGGCTGGCGGTGGGTTCATCGAGAACCAGCAACCTCGGGCATGCGGCCAGCGCGCGCGCCAACGTGACGAGTTGCTGATTCGCGAGCGACAGCGAGGCAAGCGGTGCCGACAGATCGGCATCCAGCCCGACCCGCTCAGCCAGCGGTCTTGCCGCCTCGCGCCGTGCTGCCGGCGGCACGCGCCAGGGCGACGCCCGATCGCACAGGCGGTCGAGCAACAGGTTATCCGCGATCGACAGTGCCGGTACCACCGCGTCGGCGATCGACTGATGCACCGTGGCAATGCCCAGTTGTTTGGCCGCCTGAGGCGATGTGGGCCGATACGGTTTGCCCTGCAGCGTCAGGGTCCCGCCGTCAGGCGCGTACACGCCGCTGAGGATTTTGACGAGTGTGGATTTGCCCGCCCCGTTGGCGCCCATCAACGCGACGACTTCGCCAGGGTGGATCGAGAAATCGAGTTTCGATAGCGCGACGGTTGCACCAAAGTGCTTCGTGAGCGCGGAGGCAGTCAGGATCGGCTCGTTCGGGCGCGAAACGTTCTCCGTGCCGTCAGGAAGCGCTGATCTGGTCGATTTCATGAGGAGCGTCATGTGCCTGAGAAAGTGGTGACGATCCGGCAGGAATGCGCGAAACATGCGCACCGTCCGTCATCCGGGAATGATTGTCTGCCTGGGCGGGATGCGCGGAGAACCAATTTGTTCTGATATGCAAAGCGTCGCACGCGGCGAACCGTAGGCTTTTCGCAAGCAGGTGCTTTGAATTACGCGGCAACAGCGGTCCTTGCCGCGCGCTTAGTCTGCCCGGGCATATCGATGCCACAATTCCTTCGTGGTCGCGAACCATCCGCTCCTCGACAATGGACGGATCGCTCAGCGCGCTCGTTCGTTGCTGGCTGCTCCCGCATTCGACAAGACCATGAGAACCGACCCGCCCCGTCAGCTTCATCTGAACGTCAACATCCTCCACTCCGGTTTTGTCCCTTCCGCATGGCGTACACAGGAAGCCGATCCGCGCGCTTTTGTCGATATAGCTCACTACGTTCGCGTCGCGCAGATTGCCGAGGCCGCGAAATTCGATGCGGTGTTTCTCGCGGATAACGCGTCGATTGCCGACCAGATCGATTTCCGCCCGATCACGGCGCTTGAGCCGACCGTGCTGCTCGCCGGCATTGCCGCGGCCACGACGCATATCGGCGTCATCGGCACGGCATCGACGAGTTATAACGAGCCGTATAACATCGCACGCCGCTTTGCCACGCTCGATCAGCTCAGTGCGGGCCGCGCAGGCTGGAACATCGTGACGACCGCCGATCTCGGCTCAGCCCGCAATTTTGGGCGCGAGGCGGTGCCCGACCATGCGCAACGCTACGAGCGCGCAGCCGAGTTCACCGAGGTGGTGAAGGCGCTGTGGGATAGCTGGGAAGACGACGCCTTTATCGGCGACAAGACGAGCGGCCGTTTCATCGACGCCACGAAGGTGCATCGCATCGACCATCGCGGCAAATACTTCAGCGTCGATGGCCCGTTCAATCTGCCGCGTAGCGCCCAGGGGCACCCGGTGCTGATCCAGGCCGGCGGCTCGGCCGACGGACGCGAACTCGCAGCGCGGCACGCGGAAGCGGTGTTCTCCGCGTCACAGTCGTTCGACGAAGCCGCCGCCTATGCGCGCGAACTGAAATCTCGCGCGGCAGCGTGGGGACGCGGCAACGATGCGATTCGCGTGCTACCCGGTCTCACGACCATCATCGGCGCAACCGAAGCCGAGGCTTTGCGCCGCCGCGATGAACTGGTCGATCTGATTCCATGGAGCTACAGCCTCACCCGGCTAGCCGGCATACTGGGCATCAGCGTCGAGCGCCTGAAACTCGACGAACGCCTGCCGGACGATCTCTCGTTGCCCGGCGGCGGCAACGGCAATCACACGTTCTTCCACGCCACGCTCGCGCAGGCGCGCACGCACGGCTACACCGCGCGCCAGTTGATCCGCGCGCTGGCGGGCGGTGGCGGACATCGTGTGGTCGTCGGCACGCCGGAACAGATTGCCGACGACATCGAGCACTGGTTCAAAGGCGGCGCCGCCGACGGTTTCAATCTGATGCCGGATGTGCTGCCGGGTGGCTTGCAGGACTTCACTGATGGCGTGGTTCCGCTGCTGCAGCAGCGCGGCATTTTCCGCACTGACTACGAAGGGCGTACGCTGCGCGAACACTTCAGGCTGCAACGCCCTTTCAGCCGCCACCTGCACCCGCGGGAAGCGGCCGAGACCGCGTAAGGCTGGCGGGTCCTGCCAAGCCCGTGCCTGTTCAGCGCGGGCTTGCACTACCTGTCGAACGCGACGTGAAATAAGTCGAATGATGGTTCAGTGATTCGCTCATCTCAGCGGGCAAAAAACCGGTTGTCAGGCCGTGGCAATCCCAGATTCTCGCGCAGCGTCGTGCCTTCGTATTCGCGCCGAAACAGGCCGCGTCTTTGCAATTCAGGAATGACTTTATCCACGAAGTCGTCAAGGCCGCCCGGCAGATACGGGAACATCACGTTGAACCCGTCCGAGCCCTCCTCCACCAGCCATTGCTCCATCTGATCGGCAATCGTTTTCGCCGTGCCGACCATCTCGAGCCCTGAGTATCCGCCAATACGCTGGGCGAGTTGACGAATCGTCAGCCCGTCGCGCTGCGCCCATTCCACTACCCGTTGCCGTGCAGTCCGGCTTGCATTGGTCTCCGGAATCTCGGGCAACGGACCGTCCGGATCGAAACCGGACACGTCGTGCCCCAATGCGATCGACAGCGAAGCGATTCCGCTCTCGTAGTGAACGAAGGTATCGAGCCGCGCGCGGATTTCCTGAGCCTCCTCCAACGTATCGCCCACCACCACGAAAGCGGCCGGCAAGATTTTCATGTGATCGCGTGCCCGGCCAAGCTTTTCCATCCGGCCTTTCACATCGGCATAGAAGCGCTTGCCGTCGGCCAGCAGGCTTTGCGCGGTGAACACCACCTCGGCGGTCTCAGCCGCGATCTGGCGCCCTGCTTCCGATGAACCGGCCTGCACGATGACGGGCCACCCCTGAATCGGACGGGCAATATTCAACGGCCCGCGCACCGAGAAGTTCTCGCTCCTGTAGTTCAGCACATGGAGCTTTTGCGGATCGAAGAATGTGCCGGTTTCCGTATCGCGGATAAAGGCATCGTCGGCCCAACTGTCCCAGAGG
This window contains:
- a CDS encoding sugar ABC transporter ATP-binding protein, producing MKSTRSALPDGTENVSRPNEPILTASALTKHFGATVALSKLDFSIHPGEVVALMGANGAGKSTLVKILSGVYAPDGGTLTLQGKPYRPTSPQAAKQLGIATVHQSIADAVVPALSIADNLLLDRLCDRASPWRVPPAARREAARPLAERVGLDADLSAPLASLSLANQQLVTLARALAACPRLLVLDEPTASLSAAEAERLFMRLEPLREEGVAILLVSHRLGDLRRMANRVAIVRDGHLVADLHPPIDFDAAVETMIGRPLPQGRNQQTRAAQGGATLEPCFSVHDFQLTPASLPFDLDVRRGEIVAIAGPVGGGKSRLARAIFGAARASSGRMVLDGKPWRPRSPADAIRAGVFLAGEDRWRTSLFPDSVPFASIAGTLSFPFLSHWFGRGAIRETVERDAASAAIKTFGIRCTGPDDRLTRLSGGNQQKVVLARWHVERARLLLLDEPFQGVDAGARADIVDTLRRHARERATIVFVSDLEEALEIADRVVRFDRATLERSTIHSTVQLTAQSPTT
- a CDS encoding LLM class flavin-dependent oxidoreductase, which produces MRTDPPRQLHLNVNILHSGFVPSAWRTQEADPRAFVDIAHYVRVAQIAEAAKFDAVFLADNASIADQIDFRPITALEPTVLLAGIAAATTHIGVIGTASTSYNEPYNIARRFATLDQLSAGRAGWNIVTTADLGSARNFGREAVPDHAQRYERAAEFTEVVKALWDSWEDDAFIGDKTSGRFIDATKVHRIDHRGKYFSVDGPFNLPRSAQGHPVLIQAGGSADGRELAARHAEAVFSASQSFDEAAAYARELKSRAAAWGRGNDAIRVLPGLTTIIGATEAEALRRRDELVDLIPWSYSLTRLAGILGISVERLKLDERLPDDLSLPGGGNGNHTFFHATLAQARTHGYTARQLIRALAGGGGHRVVVGTPEQIADDIEHWFKGGAADGFNLMPDVLPGGLQDFTDGVVPLLQQRGIFRTDYEGRTLREHFRLQRPFSRHLHPREAAETA
- a CDS encoding LLM class flavin-dependent oxidoreductase, which produces MSRQLRLGAFMRPTTIHTGAWRYPGAYPDANFNFTHLKRFAQTLERGRFDAFFMADHLAVLNMPLDALKHSHTVTSFEPLTLLPALAAVTERLGLVATASTTFDAPYHVARRFASLDHISGGRAGWNLVTTSNPDAALNFGLDEHVEHDERYRRAREFFDVVTGLWDSWADDAFIRDTETGTFFDPQKLHVLNYRSENFSVRGPLNIARPIQGWPVIVQAGSSEAGRQIAAETAEVVFTAQSLLADGKRFYADVKGRMEKLGRARDHMKILPAAFVVVGDTLEEAQEIRARLDTFVHYESGIASLSIALGHDVSGFDPDGPLPEIPETNASRTARQRVVEWAQRDGLTIRQLAQRIGGYSGLEMVGTAKTIADQMEQWLVEEGSDGFNVMFPYLPGGLDDFVDKVIPELQRRGLFRREYEGTTLRENLGLPRPDNRFFAR